From Pelotomaculum schinkii, the proteins below share one genomic window:
- the nadC gene encoding carboxylating nicotinate-nucleotide diphosphorylase, producing MELNLFDLEELIDRGLREDIGAGDLTTNSIVAPDAATYGYIMAKEGGVVAGLPIAELVFRRFDPAFEFKALARDGDKVRPGSILAEIAGQARAILTGERLALNFLRHMSGIATRTAGLVSLVEGTSARIVDTRKTTPGLRAIEKYAVRAGGGYNHRVGLYDGVLIKDNHLKVAGGIGPAVKAARLGSPHTVKIEVEVEDLAGVREALTAGADIILLDNMEPEKMKEAVRIIAGRALVEASGGISEENVKAAAAAGVDLISVGALTHSVKALDISLDLHEVKAVDS from the coding sequence TTGGAACTTAACCTGTTTGATCTGGAAGAGCTGATTGATCGCGGCCTGCGTGAAGACATTGGCGCCGGCGACCTGACCACCAACAGCATCGTTGCCCCGGACGCCGCGACTTACGGTTACATTATGGCTAAAGAAGGCGGGGTGGTCGCCGGACTGCCGATTGCGGAGCTGGTCTTCCGCCGTTTCGATCCGGCTTTTGAGTTTAAGGCCCTGGCGCGCGACGGGGATAAGGTGAGACCGGGCAGTATACTTGCTGAAATTGCCGGGCAGGCCAGGGCGATACTCACCGGTGAGCGCCTGGCTCTGAATTTTCTGCGGCACATGTCAGGTATAGCGACCAGGACGGCCGGCCTGGTTAGCCTTGTGGAGGGAACCTCCGCCCGTATTGTAGATACCAGAAAGACAACTCCGGGCTTGCGGGCCATTGAGAAGTATGCTGTAAGGGCCGGAGGCGGTTATAACCACCGTGTCGGTCTTTACGACGGCGTCCTGATTAAAGACAATCACCTTAAAGTGGCGGGAGGTATCGGGCCTGCCGTAAAAGCCGCCAGGTTGGGCAGTCCCCATACTGTCAAGATTGAGGTTGAGGTAGAGGACCTGGCCGGTGTGCGCGAAGCCCTGACAGCAGGAGCGGATATAATTTTGCTTGACAATATGGAGCCGGAAAAAATGAAGGAGGCCGTCAGAATCATTGCAGGACGGGCTCTGGTCGAGGCCTCCGGCGGGATCAGCGAGGAAAATGTCAAGGCCGCGGCAGCTGCCGGCGTTGACCTGATTTCAGTGGGGGCGCTGACCCATTCGGTAAAAGCCCTGGACATCAGCCTGGACCTGCACGAGGTAAAAGCTGTTGACAGTTAG
- a CDS encoding biotin transporter BioY has protein sequence MSKLSARDITMTAVFAALAVVAAMLVRYAGSVVPFSLMPLMAMLAGGLLGPKLGALSMVVYILLGLTGAPVFATPPFGGPAYVLQPTFGFLPGFAGCAYVIGILLRNKEESGFLRYFLSMTAGIVVYYLVGLPYLYAILTFYIGKTVSVAQVLTIGFTPFIALDLVKAAMAAVLARAVSRRLKAYGMAGNK, from the coding sequence ATGTCTAAACTATCCGCGCGTGACATTACCATGACTGCCGTATTTGCCGCTCTGGCCGTGGTGGCGGCCATGCTGGTACGCTACGCCGGTTCAGTAGTCCCCTTCAGCCTTATGCCTTTGATGGCTATGCTGGCCGGCGGGCTATTGGGTCCCAAGCTGGGAGCGCTGAGTATGGTTGTATATATCCTGTTGGGTTTAACCGGGGCGCCTGTTTTTGCCACCCCCCCTTTTGGCGGGCCGGCCTATGTACTGCAGCCCACCTTCGGCTTCCTGCCGGGATTTGCCGGGTGTGCCTACGTTATCGGGATACTGCTCAGAAACAAGGAGGAGAGTGGTTTTTTACGCTACTTCCTCTCCATGACCGCAGGCATAGTTGTGTATTACCTGGTCGGTTTGCCCTATCTCTACGCAATTTTAACGTTTTATATAGGCAAAACGGTTTCCGTGGCCCAGGTCTTAACCATTGGCTTTACCCCATTTATAGCCCTGGATTTGGTTAAGGCGGCCATGGCCGCGGTCCTGGCCAGGGCCGTTTCCCGCAGGTTAAAAGCTTACGGCATGGCCGGGAATAAATGA
- a CDS encoding biotin--[acetyl-CoA-carboxylase] ligase yields MKEAVLRLLKKNRGAYVSGEEICKSLQVTRTAIWKHIQALREDGYEIEARPRVGYQLTGTPDRLNPEEIREGLSTRIMGQNKIFYYSTISSTNKIAQEEGQRGCAEGTLVVAEEQTGGRGRLGRVWSSPRYKGIFLSLVLRPLVNPAQVAQVTMVASVALAMAIRTETGVVAGIKWPNDLLAHGKKVCGISADLNAEMDRVNYLVLGAGINANQQPEDFPVELRDTATSLKIETGRRVDRAKLTRACLESFEHWYTLWLDGGFGTVLSSWKEMSVSLNCPVRIHTLNKSWEGWAEDIDVDGALLLRLPNGEMQRLVSGEVSLRLT; encoded by the coding sequence TTGAAAGAGGCTGTCTTGCGTTTACTTAAAAAAAATCGCGGCGCGTATGTCTCAGGTGAAGAAATATGCAAAAGCCTGCAGGTTACGCGTACGGCTATTTGGAAGCACATCCAGGCCTTGCGGGAAGACGGTTATGAGATTGAGGCACGGCCGCGAGTCGGCTACCAGTTGACCGGTACGCCTGACCGGCTCAATCCGGAGGAAATCAGGGAAGGACTCTCAACCAGGATTATGGGCCAAAACAAAATATTTTACTACTCCACCATTTCCTCCACCAACAAGATTGCCCAGGAAGAAGGTCAAAGAGGCTGTGCGGAAGGAACGTTGGTGGTAGCCGAGGAACAGACCGGCGGCAGGGGCAGGTTGGGCAGGGTCTGGTCTTCGCCCAGGTACAAGGGAATTTTTTTATCGCTGGTCCTGAGGCCTCTGGTCAACCCTGCCCAGGTTGCCCAGGTAACCATGGTGGCCTCTGTCGCGCTGGCTATGGCGATCAGGACGGAAACCGGGGTTGTGGCAGGCATCAAATGGCCCAATGACCTGCTGGCGCACGGCAAAAAAGTTTGCGGGATCTCAGCTGATTTAAACGCGGAGATGGACCGTGTCAACTACCTGGTCCTGGGGGCGGGCATCAACGCCAACCAGCAGCCGGAGGATTTCCCGGTTGAGCTTAGAGATACTGCTACCTCGCTGAAAATTGAGACCGGTCGCCGGGTAGATCGCGCTAAGTTGACACGCGCCTGCCTGGAATCCTTTGAACACTGGTATACTCTATGGTTGGACGGGGGTTTTGGGACGGTATTGTCATCCTGGAAGGAGATGTCGGTTTCCCTGAACTGTCCTGTGCGCATCCATACTTTAAACAAATCATGGGAAGGCTGGGCGGAGGATATCGACGTGGATGGAGCCCTGCTCCTGCGCCTCCCCAACGGAGAAATGCAAAGGCTGGTGTCAGGGGAGGTGTCGTTAAGGCTGACATAA